The region ATCGGCGCGAAGCAGCCGCGGGCCCGGTCGGTTCCGACCTCCGTGAGCCGGGCGGCCGGGATCGCGCTGACGAAAGCGCTGTCGAAGGAGCTGGCGGAGGCCGGCGTCCTGGTCAACACCGTGTGCGTGGGGCTCATCTGGTCCGGCCAGTGGGAGCGCCGCCGGCGCCTGCTGTCACCCCCGCCCTCCCCCGAGGAGTACGAGCGCCAGGTGATGACCGAGCGGGCGGCCGCCCTCAACCCGATCCCGCTCGGCCGGATGGGCCGCCCCGAGGAGGTCGCGGACCTGATCGCCTTCCTGGCCTCGGCGCGAGCGGCGTACATCACCGGCACCGCGATCAACGTCGACGGCGGCGCCTCGGGCGTGGTCTGACTCGGCGACGGGGCCGGGCCGTGGCCGAGGGGAGCGGGTGGCGCGTCGTCCGCGGGTTCTTCGGGAGGACGGACCGTGTCAGCGGGATGTTCCTTGTCCTGTTCGGCACGGCCGTGCTCTGGGAGAGCCGGGCGCTGCCGCTGGGCACCCTCCGGAGGCCGGGCCCGGCCTTCCTCCCGGTGGTGCTGGCCGGTCTTCTCCTGGGACTGGCGCTCATGGTCCTCGCTTGCGGCCGGCGCTCGCCGTGGCTCCGCTCGCTCGACTGGAGCGAGGCGGGACACGTGGCGGCGATCCTCTCGGCGTGCGGGTTCGCCGCGCTCGCGCTCGAGCGGCTCGGCTATCGGCTGACGCTGGCCGTCGTGCTCGCCTTCCTCCTCGGCATGGTCGAGCGGAGCCGGCCCGCGGTCACGGTCTCGATCGCCGTGGGATTCGCCCTCGCCTCGTACTGGGTCTTCCGGCGTCTCGGGGTGCTGCTGCCCGACGGGCCCTTCGGCTTCTGAGTGCAGCCGCTCAGCGACCTGGCCTTCGGCCTGTCGGTCGCGCTCCAGCCCGGGAACGCCCTCTACGCGGTCCTCGGGTGCGTCATCGGCACCGTCGTCGGGGTGCTCCCGGGCATCGGCCCCATCGCGGCGGTGAGCCTCCTCCTGCCTGGCACCTTCGGGCTCGACGCGACCAGGGGCGTGATCCTGCTGGGCGGCGTCTACTACGGGGCGATGTACGGAGGCTCCACCACCTCCATCCTGCTCCGGATCCCCGGGGAGGCGGCGTCGGTGGTCACCTGCCTCGACGGCTACGCCATGGCGCAGAAGGGCCGGGCGGGGCCGGCGCTCATGATCGCCGCCGTCGGGTCGTTCGTCGCGGGCACCCTCGCCGTGGTCGGGCTCATGTTCCTCACGCCGGCGCTCGCGCGCCTGGCCCTCCGCTTCGGTCCGCCGGAGTACGCCGCACTCCTGATCCTCGGCTTCGTCGCGATCGGCTACATGAGTGGCGGGTCGATGCTCAAGGCCCTGCTCATGGCGGCCCTGGGCCTGATCCTGGGAACGATCGGGATCGACCTGAGCGGCCACCAGCGCTTCACCTACGGCGTCGCCGAGCTCGGGGACGGCATCGGCGTGGTACCGGTCGCTGTCGGCCTGTTCGGTCTGGCAGAGATCCTGGCGACCGCGGGGCGGAAGCTGCCGCCGAAGGCCTTCGCGGCCCGCCTCCGCGACCTGCCTCCCTCGGCGGAGGAGTGGCGCGCCTCTGCCGGCCCCATCGCCCGGGGAACCGTCGTGGGCTTCCTGATCGGCGCCGTTCCGGGGCCCGCCCACATCATCGCCAGCTTCGCGTCCTACGCGCTCGAGCGCCGGCTGTCCAGGCACCCGGAGCGGTTCGGGCAGGGAGCCATCGAGGGGGTGGCGGGGCCCGAGGCGGCGAACAACGCCGCTGCCGAAGCCGCCTTCGCGCCCATGCTCGCGCTGGGGGTCCCGTCGAACGCCATCATGGCGATCATGATGGCGGCCATGATGATCCACGGGGTGACGCCGGGCCCCATGCTCCTGCGTGAGCATCCCGGGGTGTTCTGGGGATTCATCGCCAGCATGTACGTGGGCAACCTGGTGCTCCTGATCCTGAACCTCCCCCTGGTCGGCCTGTTCGCCACCCTCCTGCGCATCCCGTATCGCATCCTCTACCCGTTGATCGTCGCCTTCTGCGTCCTCGGCGTCTACGCCGTCAACGGCAGCGTCGTCGAGGTCTGGATCATGGCGGTGATGGGCCTTGCGGGCTGGGCGCTCCGCAAGCTCGACTACGAGCCGGCGCCCCTCGTCATCGGCCTCGTGCTGGCGCCGATCTTCGAGATGTCGCTGCGGCAGTCGCTCATCCTGTCGGGTGGCAGCTACGTCATCTTTCTCCAGCGCCCGCTGGCGGCCTCGCTCCTCGGCCTGGCCGGGGGGTTGCTGCTCCTGGCGCTGGTCCCGCTGGTCCGGCGTCTCGGGACCGCCGGGCCCAGCCCCGTGGCGTAGCCGCCACGGAATTTCGGGTTTTCCGGAGCGTCACCCCCGCGTACACTCTGCTTCCATGATCGGTGTCTCGCCGCCCCGCAAGGAGGACCAGCGCCTCCTCGTGGGCGCAGGCCGCTTCCTCGATGACCTCCGGCGCGATGGGATGTGCTACCTCGGCGTGGTGCGGAGCCTCCATGCGCATGCGCGCCTCGTCGGGGTCGAGGTGGCGGCCGCGATGGCGGCGCCCGGCGTGCTCGCCGTCTGGACCGCCGCCGATCTGCCGGAGGCCGCGCGCCCGGTCCTGACCTTCGGCGGCAGCGTCCACCGCGACCGCCCCTTCGCCGTGCCGCTCCTGGCCCGCGACCGGGTCCGCTACGTGGGCGAGCCCGTGGCGGTGGTCGTGGCCGAGCACCCCGCGCTCCTGGCCGACGCCATGGAGGCTGTGAGCGTGGAGTACGAGACGCTGCCGCCGCTCGCGACCGCGGAGGCCGCGCTCGCATCGGGCACGCGGCTCCATGATGGCTGGCCGGACAACCGCGCGCTCGAGGTGCGTGGGGCGGTGGGCGATGCCGCGCGCTCCATGGCCACAGCCGATGTCGTGGTCGAGGGGTGCTTCCGCCACCCGCGGCTCGCCGCGGTGCCCATCGAGACCCGGGGCGCCCTGGCCGACCGGGACGGAGACAGCGGCCCGCTCACGGTGTGGGCCTCCATCCAGAATCCCTACAGCCTGCGGGAGGCCATCGCCTCGGTCCTCGAGCTGCCGGCAGAGCAGGTGCGGGTCGTCGTGCCCGACGTGGGCGGCGCCTTCGGTCCCAAGGGCCAGGTGTATCCGGACGAGGTGCTGGTGGCCGTCGCGGCCTGGAGGCTTCGCCGGCCGGTCAAGTGGGTGGAGAGCCGGCGCGAGGACTTCCAGAGCCTGGGCCACGACCGCGAGCACGCCCACGACGCGCGAATGGGCTTCGCGCGCGACGGAGGGATCGCCGCCCTCGAGGACTCGTTCCTCGCCGACGTGGGCGCCTACCCGGTGTCGGGCACGGGCCTCACCGCCAACACCGTCAACCACCTGCCCGGGCCGTATCGCGTGCCTAATTATCGCGCCGAGGGCGTGAGCGTCGTCACCACCAAGGCGCTGAACGCGGCCTACCGCGCGGCGGGGCGCCCCGAGGCCGTCTTCGTCATGGAGCGGCTCATGGATCTCGGCGCCCGCCGGCTCGGACTCGACCCGGCGGAGCTCAGGCGCAGGAACCTGGTGCGGCCCGAGGAGATGCCGTACCGCCCGGGTCTCACCTACAAGGACGGCGTGCCCGTCGTCTACGATCCGGGGGATTTCCCGGCGGCCTTCGAGCGCGCGCTGGGCCTCCTCGGCTACGACGACTGGCGCGAGCGGCAGCGGGCGCAGGGACCCGGCCCGAGGCGCCTCGGCGTGGGGCTCGCCTGTTACGCGCAGGGCACGGGGCTCGGCCCCTTCGAGGGCGCGACGGTGCGCGTGGATCCCAGCGGCACGGTCTATGTCGTCGTGGGCGTGGCGGCACAGGGGCAGGGGCATGCCACGACGCTGGCCCAGATCGCGGCCTCGGCGCTGGGCGCGGCGTTCGATGACGTCGTGGTCCAGGCCGGGGACACCGCGCGCTTCCCCTATGGCATGGGCACGGGCGGCAGCCGCGTCGCGGCCAATGCCGGGCCCGCTGTCGCGCGGACGGCGCGCGAGGTGCGGGAGCGCGCCGCGCGCGTGGCCGCGGAGCTGCTCGAGTGCGCGCCAGCGGACATCCGGATCGCCGAGGGCCGGGTGCACGTGGCGGGCCTGCCCGACCGCACGCTCTCCCTCGGGCGCGTGGCCCAGGCCGCCGTCAGGTCGAAGGCGCTGGCCCGGATGGGCGAGCCGGGCCTCAACGCCTGCACGTACTTCTACCCGGACACGGTGACGTGGGCCTTCGGCACCCACGCCTGCGCCGTCGAGGTGGACGTGGAGACGTGCGCCGTCCGCCTCCTCGCCTACGCCGTCGTCCACGATCCAGGCCGCGCCATCCACCCGGCCATCGTGGAGGGACAGCTCCAGGGCGGCGCCGCCCAGGGCATCGCCGCCGGGCTCATGGAAGAGGTGGTGTACGACGCGGACGGGCAGCTCCTCAGCGGCAGCCTCATGGACTACGCCATCCCCAGGGCCGACGAGCTGCCCTGGCTGGAGGTGGCGCTCACCGAGCACCCGTCCACCATCAACGAGCTCGGCATCAAGGGGGTGGGGGAGTCGGGCGCCATCCCCGGCGCCGCGGCCATCGCCAACGCGGTGGAGGATGCGGTGGCGGAGCTCGGCGTGCGGATCCTCGAGGTCCCGGTGACCCCCGCGCGGCTCTTCGCCCTGCTCTCGGGAGCGCGGACGCCGCGGCGATGAAGGGGGCGACCCTGGTCCTGCTCGTGCGCCACGGGCTCACGCCGACGACGGGACGCAAGCTCCCCGGTCGGGCGCCGGGCCTGCACCTCGCCGAGGCGGGGCGGCGTCAGGCCGAGGCGGCGAGCGCCCGCATCGCCCGGCTGGGCGGCGTCACGGCCGTGTACACCTCGCCCCTGGAGCGGGCGCGCGAGACGGCGGAGGCCATCGCGCGGGCCTGCCATGTGCCGGCGCGTGTCGAGCCTGGGCTCAACGAGGTCCAGATCGGCCGGTGGACGGGGCTGTCCATCGCGCGCGCCCGCCGGAAGCGGGAATGGACGAACGTGCTGCGGCATCCGAGCGGCTTCCGCTTCCCCGATGGCGAGTTCTTTCCCGAGATGCAGGCCCGCGTCGTCGCGGCGCTCGAGCGCCTCTGCGAGCGCCACCCGGGCGAGACGGTGGTCGCCGTGTCCCACGGCGATCCCATCAAGGCCGCGGTGGCCCATGCCCTCGGCGTGCCCCTGGATCTCTTCAACCGGATCGTCGTCGCGCCGGCCTCCGTCACGGCCATCGCCTTCCGCCCCGAGGGGCCAGTCGTGCTCACCGTGAACTCGTCCGACGGCGAGCTCGGGGGGCTCGGCGGCTGATGGGCGAGTCCTTCGAGCTCGACGCGCCCGATCACTTCACGGCCGGCACGACAGGGGCTCCGGGCGAGCGCGTCTTCTACGTGCAGGCCCGCCAGCAGTCGCGCCTCGTCACGCTCAAGAGCGAGAAGGAGCAGGTCCGCAGCCTGGCCGACTACCTGGCCGGCCTGCTCGTCCGGAAGCCGGGCGCGGCCGGAGCCGCGCCCGCGGACCTCGATCTGCTGGAGCCCGCGGACCCCGCCTGGGCGATCGCCTCGCTGGCCGTGGGCTACGACGAGGCGCGCCAACGGATCCTGGTGGAGGCGACGGAGCTCCTCGAGGAGGAGGGCGAGGGACAGGGCGAGGAGCGGGGCGCGGGCGAGCCGGCGGTGGCGCGCTTCCACATCACGCGTGCCCAGGCCGCGGCCTTCGTGGCCCAGGCCCGCGCCCTGATCCGGGCGGGCCGGCCCCTCTGTCCCATGTGCAGCCAGCCCATGGGGCCCGAGGGCCACGTCTGTCCTCGCAGCAACGGGCATGTCGTGAGGTGAGCCGCGTGTCGGCAGGGCCGACGGCGCTCGATCTCCTCACCCGCGGCGGCATCACGGTCAAGGGCCGGCTGCCGTGGAGCAGCAACGCGACCTTCCTGGTGGAGCTGACGCTCGAGGGGGAGACGGCCTCGGCTGTCTACAAGCCCGAGCGCGGCGAGCGACCCCTGTGGGACTTCCCGCCGGGCCTCTTCAAGCGGGAGATCGCGGCCTACCACCTCTCCGAGGCGCTCGGCTGGGGGCTGGTGCCTCTCACGGTGGAGCGCGAGGGGCCCTTTGGCGCAGGATCGCTCCAGCTCTTCGTCCCGGCCGACTTCGAGCAGCACTACTTCACCCTGGTCGAGCGGGCGGAACACCACCCCCGGCTGAGACTGATCTGCGCCTTCGATCTGCTCGCCAACAACGCCGACCGGAAGAGCGGCCACTGCCTGCTGGGTCCGGACGGCGCCATCCACGCCATCGACAACGGCCTCTGCTTCTCGGCGGAGCCCAAGCTCCGCACCGTGATCTGGGACTTCGCCGGCCAGCCCGTGCCCCCGGCGATCCTCGGGGACGTGGGGCGCCTCGTGGACGCGGAGCTGCGGCCGCCGCTGGCCGTGCTGCTGGCGCCGGCCGAGCAGGAGGCGCTCCTCGCCCGCGGGCGGACCCTCATCGCCGAGGGCCGCTTCCCCGCACAATCAGGCGGCCGCGACTACCCGTGGCCGCTCGTCTAGGACCGTCGTGACGAAGAGCTCGGGGCGCAGCAGGCTGTTCTCCGGGGTGGGCGGGGGCCTCGGGTTCGATCCCGTGGTGGCGCGGCGGGCGCTGGCACGGGCGGACGCGGAGCTGGGCGCGCTGATGCGCGCGGCCGGCCGCTTCCGGCTGGAGCCGGACGCGATCTCCGACCCGTTCGCCTCGCTCGCGGAGTCCATCGTCTACCAGCAGCTCACCGGCAAGGCGGCGGCGACCATCTTCGGGCGGGTGAAGGCGATCTACGCGCCCGCCAGGACGCTCGCCCCCCGCACGGTGCTGGACACGGACGACGCGCGCCTGCGGGCCGCGGGGCTCTCGCGCGCCAAGACGGAGGCGCTCAAGGACCTGGCCGGGAAGACGCTCGACGGCACCGTGCCGACGATCCGGGAGCTCGGCCGGATGGCAGACGAGGAGATCGTCGAGCGGCTGACGGCGGTGCGCGGGATCGGACGCTGGACGGTGGAGATGATGCTGATCTTCCGCCTCGGGCGCCCCGACGTGATGCCCGCCACCGACTACGGCCTCCGCAAGGGCTACGCGCGCGCCTTCCGGAAGCGGAAGCTCCCGGAGCCGAGAGCGCTCCTCGCGCACTCGGAACGCTGGCGCCCGTTCCGCACCATGGCGAGCTGGTACCTGTGGCGGGCCAACGAGCTGGACGAGATTCCGTTCTGTCGCTGACGCCCTGCCGAGGCGTCTATCCGGACCTCAGCGGATCCACCCACCGCAGCCCGGCGAAGCGCGCGAAGTCGGTATCGCAGGAGCAGAGCTCGGCGCCGTGCTCGATCGCGAGGGCCGCGAGGTGCGCGTCGGTGACCAGGTTGCCGGCCATTCCGCTGGACGCGAGCAGCCGGCGCAGCAGGCTCGCGTGCCGATCCCCGGGATGCACCACGGTCGCACAGGGTTGTGCGAGCCACGCCTCGACGACATCGAAGGCGCGCTCCCCGGCGAGCGGCCGGGTGAAGACACGCGGGTTCGTGCTCAGGCGCAGGAATGCAAGCAGGACGCCCCAACTGAACGCGATCGTCTCGGATCCGCTCAGCTGCCCCTCGAGCCAGACCCGGGCCTCGCGGTGACGGGGGGAGTGAGCGTCGACCGCATAGAGCAGCAGGTTGGCGTCGACGAGCCTCACTTGCGCAGCTCGAGCTCCCGGATGGCCTCGTCGTCCTCCAGCGCGGCGGCGAGCTGGAGGGCTTTGTCCACCGAGACACCGGCGCGCAGCCCCATGGGCTGGGTGTGCTGGCGGAACCGTCGGCGCCGCGCGCGCCCCGGCCCCAGGCCGGCGCGCACGGCCTGGTTCAGGGCCTGCTTGAACGAGATCCCGCGCTCGCGAGCCACCTTCTTGAGCTTGGCTGTGACGTCCGGGTCCAGCGTCACCGTCGTTCGCATGAGCGCATCATAGCATACGTGCGAATGCTGTCATGATGCCTCTCGGGCGTCGCCACCCCGCGCCGGGCCGCGCGCCCCCGTCAGATCCGCAGGATGCGCTGGGCGTTCTCGTAGAAGAGCAGCCGCCGCTCGGCGTCCGACAGGGGGAGCGATTCCGCCCGCTGGCGCTCCTTCAGCGGCACGCAGAGCGGCCAGTCCGAGGCGAACATCACGCGGTCCAGCCCGACCAGCCGCAGCAGGCTCACGATCTCGCCGTCGGAGAGCGGCGGGGGGCTCCAGGTCCCGGTGATCGCCAGGCAGGTGTCGAAATAGACGTTGGGGTATCTCTGGGCGAGCGCGCCCGCCTCCTCCTGCCATCCGAGACCGATGTGCGCCAGGACGACGGGCAGCCGTGGAAAGCGCTCGGCGATTCCCGCAAACCGCGCCGGTCGCGAGTAGTCGCTGAGGTGACATCCCAGGGGATGCCACCCGCTGTGGAAGACGACGGGCAGGCCGAGCTCCTCGGCACGCCCGTACACGGCCCAGAGACCCGGGTCGCTCGGGTACGATCGCTGCGTCGAGCAGTGGAACTTGACGCCGCGCGCCCCGGCCCCGACACATGTCTCGAGCTCGGCGAGCATCCCGTCCTCGCCCATGCGCGGATCGATCCCGATGAAGGGCACCAGCCGCGCGTGGTCCCGCGCGACCTGCAGGGTCCATGCGTTGCGCCGCTGGACCCGCCCCACGATGCTCTGGCGGACCTGCTCCTCGAGCGCGCCCCACTGCGCCGGCGCGGTGCCCTTCGCCCCACGGACGAGGTTGTCCTCCCGCATCTCCCCGGTCGGGGTGAAGTTCAGCATGACGGCACGGGCGAACCCGGCGGCGGCCAGGTCCGGCAGGAGATCCTCGACGACCCCGGAGGCGCCCGGGTGGGGGAGCGCCTGGATGGCCTGCCGGCCGACCTCTCGCGTCGGGAACGTGTGCGTGTGGGTGTCGATGATCGGGTAGTCCCGCATGGGCTCTCTTCTCCGTCAGGAGAGGCGTCGCGCTCGTCACCGGGCCGGGTTCGCCCGGCACGACCCTACCCCTCTGCAGGACGATGCGTCAAGGCGCGATCCTGCGTTTGCCGGACAGCGCGGCCTACGCGGCCAGCGGCCAGTCGGTGTAGAGGGCCTCGGCTTGGGCCATCACAGCCGCCAGGAACGGCTCGAAGTCCTCGGCCTTCACATCGCGGGCGCGCAGGACCCTGCGCACCGCGCCCCGCACCGCGGCCTTGACGTCGTCGCGGTGGGGCTCCGTCCAGTCGACCTTGAGGGTGCGCTTGATGACCTGGACCACCTCGTGGATGAGATCGCGCAAGACCTCGACCCCGTAGGCGGCCTCCCGCTGGGCAGCCACGGCATCGTAGAACGCCAACTCGTCCGCCTCCAAACCGAGCTGGGCCGCCCGCTCGTCGGCACGGGACATCTCCAGGCGGATCTCGAGCATGGCCTTGATGACGGCGGCCGCGTCAATGAGCCGGTTGTGGTAACGCTGCAGCGTCTGTTCGAGCAGCTCCTTGAAGCTCTGCGCCTGAGCCAGGTTCCGCGGCTGGCGCGCCTGGATCTCGTCGGATACGAGCTTCGTGAGCAGCCGGAGCCGGAGATCGGCCAGCGGCCGGTCCTTGAAGGTCTGGAGGAAGGCGTCGTCGAGGATGGAGATGTCCGCGCGCGCGATGCCGGCGATCTTGAAGATGTCCACCATCCCCTGCGATTCCACGCTGTCGTCCACGAGGTCGCGGACGGCGCGCTCGAGCTCCTGTCCGGGCTTGGCGCCCGGCAGCGTCTTGCCCAGCTCCTTGCGCACTCGTTGGTAGAAGATCACCTCGTCGGCATGGGGCCGGCACTCGTCGAGGTGCTTGACGAGTAGGTACGCGTGGGAGAGGCGCAGCTCGGCCTGGAGGAAGGCGTCCCGACGCTCGTCTGAGTCCGTGAGGTGCCCGAAGACCAGCGCGTATCGGTCCTCGAGATCGGCCGGCGACAGGCGCCGCCAGGCGCCGTAGTCGTAGCCCTCTGGGAGCATCTCCCGCACGGCGGCCAGGGCTTGGAGGAACAGGGGCCTGGCCTCCTCGGACACGCCGGGGGCTGGCTCGCCCCGCCCCCCGCCCTGTGAGTACTTCCCTGTCGCCTCCCGCAACTCGTCGGCGATCCCGATGTAGTCCACGATCAGGCCATGGGGCTTGTCGCGGAAGACACGGTTCACGCGCGAGATGGCCTGGATGATCGTGTGCCCGCGCATGGGCTTGTCGAGGTACAGGGTGTGCAGACACGGGATATCGGTACCCGTCAGCCACATGTCACACACGATGGCGATCTTGAGCGGGTCGTCGGGATCCACCATCCGGGCCTTGATCGCCTCGCGCTGCGGCTTGGTGGTGATGTGGCCGGCCTGGCTCCACTCGACGGGGTCCTCGCCGAGATTGCCGGTCATCACGACCTTCACCTCGGGGCAGCCCGGCAGGGCGGTCAAGGCATTGTACAGGCGCACGCAGTTCTCCCGCGTCATGCAGACCACCAGCGCCTTGCCGTCGAGCGTGGCCGTGCGCTCCCGGAAATGCGCGAGGAGGTCCCCTGCGATCTCGTCCACCCGCTCCCTGGCGCCCGCCGCCTGGGCAAGCGCGGCCCACCGGCTCTTGCGCCGCTCGAGGTCCGTGACCTTCTGCCAGGCGGTGATCTCCTGGAGCGCCGCATCCACATCGGCGTGAGTGAGATGCAGGCGCACCTGGCGCGGCGCGTAGTAGATGGGTACGGTCGCCCGGTCCTCCTGCGACTGCTTGATGTCGTAGGTGTGGATCAGGTCGCCGAAGACCTCGACGGTGTCCGCCCCGCTGAAGCTGATGGGCGTGCCCGTGAACCCGATGCGCCGGGCATGGGGCAGCGCCTCGGCCAGGTAGCGCGCGTAGCCCTTGAGGAAGCCGTACTGGCTGCGGTGTGCCTCGTCGGCGATCAGGATGATGTCCGACCGCGTCGAGAGCACCGGATGCTCCACCTCGGTGGCTCCTTCACTGTCGCGCTTGAGGCGGAACTTCTCGATCGTCGTGAAGATGATCTCTCCGCCCTCGGTTCGCAGCAGCTCCCGCAGCTCGTCCACCGAGTCGGCGTGCTTCACGCCCCCCACCAGCGCCCGGGCGTAGACGAACTGGTCATGGAGCTGGTCGTCGAGATCGGCCCGGTCGACCTCGATGACGAACGTCGGATTCGCCAGCCGGCGGCGCAGGATGCCGACCAGGAAGACCATGGACAGGGACTTTCCCGACCCCGTGGTGTGCCAGATGACCCCGATACGGCGGTCGGCGTCGGCCCGCGAGGCCTCCGCGGCCTTGTCCGCGGCGATGCAGACCGCGAAGTACTGATGATACTTCGCCCCCTTCTTGGCGACCTTCTCGTTGGCCACCTCGAAGAGGATGAAGTGGCGAATGTAGTCGAGGAACCGGTCCTTCCGGAACAGCCCCTCGATGAGCGTCTTCATGCTTGCGGTCGTGCCCGGCTCCACCTGCTCGCCGTCGATGGACCTCCACGGCGAGAACCATTCTGGCGGGGCGTCCCACGTCCCGTGGAGCGTCGTGACGCCGTCAGAGACCACCGTCACGGCGTTGAATTCGAAGAGCTGGGGGATGTCGTGGCGATAGTGGGCGAGCTGGTTGAGGGCGTTCTCCACGGTGGGGTGGGGATCCCAGGGGTTCTTCAGCTCGAACGCCGCGAGCGGCAGCCCGTTGACGAAGACCACCACGTCGGGACGGCGGTCGTTCCGACCGCGTACCGAGAACTGGTTGACGACCAGGAACTCGTTGCCTTCTGGGTGATCCCAGTTGACGGCGTACACGTGCCGGTGCTCCACGCGACCACCGGGCCCCTCGACCCGCACCTCGATGCCGCGCGTGAGGGCTTCGTGGAAGGCCATGTTCCGGCGCAGGGTGTCCACTCCCTCGGGACGGGAGAGGCGATTGAGCGCCTCTTCGGTCGCCGCACGAGGGAGATCCGGGTACTGCCGGGCGAGGAAGGCCTTCAGGCGATCGCGGAGAACAACTTCCTCGAGAGGGCGGTCCAACTCGCTACCGTGGATGTGACGATACCCGAGGCGCTCCAGGCGCTCGATCGTGGCAAGCTCAAACTCAGTCTCGCTGCCCCGGTGCGCCACGGTCTGGCGAGCTATCCGGGCTGGCTCACGTCGATGGGCTTGCCGGTGGCGCGCGCGTAGAGCACGTCGGGGTCGAGGTCGGCTCCCCCCGGCCAGCAGATCGTGCCCAGTTCGGGATGGACCCGCAGCTCGGCGAAGCGTTCCGGATCCCGAAGGGGCGCAAACACCCCCTCGAAGCGAATCACCTGGCCGAGGTCCAGGTCCGCCTCGACTCCGTCCTCGAAGCGGAGATGCACCCGATAGCCGCCCAGGAGCCGAGCTTCCACCACGTCCACAAGCATGGCCTACTCCAGCGGCGCGATGGCCTGCAGCGGCGCTTGCTGCCGGGCCAGGCGCCAGTCGTCCCGCAGATCCTCCTGGTGGAGGGCTGCCCATTCAGTGACCAGCCCCAGCACCCGCGGCGACAGCCGCCCCTCCAGCACCGTCAGCGAATCGATTGCCACGAGCGCCCGTTGCCCGCCGTATCGAGCGTGGAAGTGCGGCGGGTTGTGGTCATTGTAGAACATCGTGATCACGATGCCGAAGAAGCGGCAGATCTCAGGCACCCGCCCGCTCCACCAGCTTCTCCGCCTCGCGCACCCGGATCTCGCCGCTGAGCAGCTTGGGGAGGAGGGTGTCGCGGAGCGCAGTCAGTGCCCTCGACTCCTCGTTGTTCCTCCAGGCAAGTTCGAGGAGCGGGTCCACCATCTCCTCGAAGGCCCTGACGATAGGCTCCGACGGATGGACCACCCTGCCGCGCGCAAAGGAGTCGGGACGCACCGCAGGATAGGCACTGCCCTCAGCGTGGCTCGTCAGGTACTCGACGAATTCATCCGTCGT is a window of Candidatus Rokuibacteriota bacterium DNA encoding:
- a CDS encoding amidohydrolase; protein product: MRDYPIIDTHTHTFPTREVGRQAIQALPHPGASGVVEDLLPDLAAAGFARAVMLNFTPTGEMREDNLVRGAKGTAPAQWGALEEQVRQSIVGRVQRRNAWTLQVARDHARLVPFIGIDPRMGEDGMLAELETCVGAGARGVKFHCSTQRSYPSDPGLWAVYGRAEELGLPVVFHSGWHPLGCHLSDYSRPARFAGIAERFPRLPVVLAHIGLGWQEEAGALAQRYPNVYFDTCLAITGTWSPPPLSDGEIVSLLRLVGLDRVMFASDWPLCVPLKERQRAESLPLSDAERRLLFYENAQRILRI
- a CDS encoding type I restriction endonuclease subunit R, translating into MAHRGSETEFELATIERLERLGYRHIHGSELDRPLEEVVLRDRLKAFLARQYPDLPRAATEEALNRLSRPEGVDTLRRNMAFHEALTRGIEVRVEGPGGRVEHRHVYAVNWDHPEGNEFLVVNQFSVRGRNDRRPDVVVFVNGLPLAAFELKNPWDPHPTVENALNQLAHYRHDIPQLFEFNAVTVVSDGVTTLHGTWDAPPEWFSPWRSIDGEQVEPGTTASMKTLIEGLFRKDRFLDYIRHFILFEVANEKVAKKGAKYHQYFAVCIAADKAAEASRADADRRIGVIWHTTGSGKSLSMVFLVGILRRRLANPTFVIEVDRADLDDQLHDQFVYARALVGGVKHADSVDELRELLRTEGGEIIFTTIEKFRLKRDSEGATEVEHPVLSTRSDIILIADEAHRSQYGFLKGYARYLAEALPHARRIGFTGTPISFSGADTVEVFGDLIHTYDIKQSQEDRATVPIYYAPRQVRLHLTHADVDAALQEITAWQKVTDLERRKSRWAALAQAAGARERVDEIAGDLLAHFRERTATLDGKALVVCMTRENCVRLYNALTALPGCPEVKVVMTGNLGEDPVEWSQAGHITTKPQREAIKARMVDPDDPLKIAIVCDMWLTGTDIPCLHTLYLDKPMRGHTIIQAISRVNRVFRDKPHGLIVDYIGIADELREATGKYSQGGGRGEPAPGVSEEARPLFLQALAAVREMLPEGYDYGAWRRLSPADLEDRYALVFGHLTDSDERRDAFLQAELRLSHAYLLVKHLDECRPHADEVIFYQRVRKELGKTLPGAKPGQELERAVRDLVDDSVESQGMVDIFKIAGIARADISILDDAFLQTFKDRPLADLRLRLLTKLVSDEIQARQPRNLAQAQSFKELLEQTLQRYHNRLIDAAAVIKAMLEIRLEMSRADERAAQLGLEADELAFYDAVAAQREAAYGVEVLRDLIHEVVQVIKRTLKVDWTEPHRDDVKAAVRGAVRRVLRARDVKAEDFEPFLAAVMAQAEALYTDWPLAA
- a CDS encoding DUF2442 domain-containing protein — its product is MLVDVVEARLLGGYRVHLRFEDGVEADLDLGQVIRFEGVFAPLRDPERFAELRVHPELGTICWPGGADLDPDVLYARATGKPIDVSQPG
- a CDS encoding DUF4160 domain-containing protein is translated as MPEICRFFGIVITMFYNDHNPPHFHARYGGQRALVAIDSLTVLEGRLSPRVLGLVTEWAALHQEDLRDDWRLARQQAPLQAIAPLE